DNA sequence from the Perca flavescens isolate YP-PL-M2 chromosome 3, PFLA_1.0, whole genome shotgun sequence genome:
CCCCTCATAAGTGAGAAAACAGAGATGCAATTTAACATAACTTTGCACGTGTGCCATTACCTGGGATGAAAGCACACCGTTTTCATCTGACAGCTCATCCACTTTCCTCTCCATAAGTGAGGAGTTACTCTTCAGGTCTTTATTGTGCTTTAACATCTCATTAAGACGCATTTGTAACctaagacaacaacaaaaaacagttaGCAAAGCAGTCTTTTTAacccttttaaataaaattcttAACGTTTGGGATGGGTTTCGGTAATAAATACACATTTCTCACGTAAATGGGTTATAGCTATGGCTAGGCTgaagaaaataacattttgcaAGGGTCTGCTCAGGACAAAATTAGCAGGGGTGGTGTGCCACGGCATGTAGAAGTACAGTATACTATTCACAAACTCAAGTTGAAAATCTTTGATGTAAAAGGTGTTGATAGTGGCGTCATGCATTAATTAAAGCAAAGAAATCTCTGTCCTGGTACTTACGTGTTGTTCTTGGTCTCAAGCTCATTGATTTGATCCTTGATAAAATTCTCTTGTGCATGTTGCTCTTTTTTCAGCTTATCCAGGCAGTACTGCAACTGGTTGCAATGGGACTCtaaagaaaaagtaaatattGACCAGggtttgaagaagaagaagaaaaaaaaaaaaaaaaaaaaaaaaaaaaagagacaaaaacaaatggaaaaaaaatttaaaaagttgtaCTTATTAATCTTTTCAACTTAACTAACAATTTTTTTATACAACCACTGAAATGTGGTACCTCTCTGTGCAAGGAGTGCAATCTTGCTGGCCAGCTCACTCTCCAACCCATCTCTGTGGTCTCTCTCCCTGATCATCTGTCGTTCCATCTTCCTCAACTGAAATTTTGGTGTGTTCATGATATTCTGCAGAGGAGAGTTGCTGTGGAAATAAAAGCATACCAGACATGCTAAAGAATTATAATCAAATCATGAAAACATTCATGATTTACAAATAATGTATTATTCATAAATGGTTACATGTATATTGGTAAAGTTTTAATGTTTTGATGCAATGCAACCCTACACAGTTAAGCCATTTTGTTATGGTGTGAAGTTACTGGAAGTTCAGCATGGTAGATTAAACTGCTTTTATGTTTATATAAAACCCAACTACAACTTATTACAAagaatccaaaaaaaaaaaaaaaactgatttcacTTAATATTCTCTCAGGCTGAaaaaggtttatttattttcatttctcaGCACTGAAATGTGTCCTCtacatttaacccatcctacaCAGTGAAGTAGTGGGCAGCCTTAGCGCCTAGGGACCATCTCCAGTTATTTTGCCAGTGCCGTTTGGACAGGGGCACTAACCCAACATACATGTTTTTGGTAGtgggaaaccagagcacccggaAGAAACCCATGCGAACAcgggaagaacatgcaaactccacagaGAAGGGCCCTGCCAGGACCGGGGATCGAACCCAGTTGTTGTGAGGCGACAGTGCTAACCAGTGACCCACCGTGCCGCACCTTTCAATGGAGACAAGCTAGTTttagcgcaaaatgaacctaggggttaataacatgtgtGTACAGAGGtgtggtataaaatagcaatttaccctctgcccctaaagctagcgttagcagctaaccaccagTTTGCAGTAGCTTGTTCAAAGTTAGAAAtgcattcaattagcatgaaaacacatcCCAGAGAACGATCGACTGTACACaggttattaacccctaggatcattttgcgctggatttgtcctttaaataaaaaatgactagtAAAGAGGTTCGATAGATCATTGCCCAAACCAAAGTTTGGATTAATGTTGCCTGCAAAATTGCCTTATTCACATTTAATGAATGATAGGCACTTGGTTGGACAAATTTAAATCCACACTGATACCTGACTGAGGAGGAAGCCACAGTTTGCATGTCGACAAATGTGACTCTCTGTCTGCGGTCGAAAACGGGGGACTCGTCATCTGTTAACGAGGAGCTAGTTGACACATTGGAGGTAGAGGTGGTTGCTGATCGCTCAAATATTTCACGGCTGACAGATATACCTGAAATTAAATGAGAAATACATTTTGACTAATTGTACAGCTTGCATGTAAGTCCAAACTAGAAAGCTAGTGTTATACAGCAGCATAACTTGTGTTACACTTGTCTCAATTAGTATGACatatgaggaaatgaaagatttAAGAAATTTGTGACTTACGTCTCCTTGCCAAATAGGCATCGAGTCTTTTGCTCAAAAACACGCAGCCGTCACTCTCCATAACAAAGGACTCAGTAAGGTGTGCTATCTCTTGCTAACAGATAAAAGTggggatatatatataaaaacagcaCAGATTTAAAAGGTAGATCAACACATGATGAATGAAATGTGATGGATCTAAGTGGTGAAGACATAACATTTAGTAGCAATTCAGAAAAACAGCTTTCTGCTTACCTCCACATGACATTCCAATGAGTTCACAGTGCAGCGCTCATTCATCATGTCGTGGTATATGAGCAACAAAAGCACCTGGTGGTATCAAAAACTGAGTCAGAATGTGCCTTTGCCaatgtttgtctttatttttttctcctttattttttttttcctttgtcttATACCTTGGCAATTTCAACTGTTAGGTTGATTTCATGTCTTATGTTGTCCCAAGACACTGAAGTGCCTTTGGTTGCAGTAAATCTGCAATCccctaataaaaaaacatatattgatAAGTTAATTCTCAAAGGACAGCAATATTCAACATGCATGCAAAAGCATGTCTGCCTGTAACATATTAAAAAGTGATCCTCAGGGTGTGTTCTTTACACCCTGACATCACTGTCTGGTTGGCATGTTTACATGTGCAACAGGGCACACTTTAGCCCACACCCAACAGTGATTCAGGGTGTGGTCAACTCAAAGTTGTAACAGATTTGAAGAAAACAGTGCCTTTTTGCTGTCTTTAGCACTGTTCGATGACATTTCATCTACATGCAGTCAGTAACGTCGAGTGATATAAGACATGGTGAGCCTTTTGTAGCATAAAAACTGTAAGTAGTCACACTTCAGCAATATGCGAGGATGTTTTTGGTAGAAAAACTTACTTTCCACAAAGTTTGCAATTATCTTAAATCGCTCCTCAATGGAATTACTGAAATGGCAGTTGTGTTCCCTTTTCCTGAGATGAAACAAAGGTGAAACTAGATTAAAAACCGAGGTGTACGCCAAGGAATGAGCATCTCTATACTTTCAAGAATCCGaagcatttaaaatgtagttCAACACATTGCTCCTACTTACAGCATACAAACAACTTTCAGTAGGACTGTCCCATCTTGTAAATCGTCTATATTTATGTCTCGGTCTGACAGTTTTAAGGTGTTGACCTGCAAAAAGATAGTTTGACAAGTTGGTCAAATAATTACTGCATCCATCTAATAAGCTTTGAATCAACGTATTAGCTATTACATTCAAATATGCTGTATTATGTATAAACTTACCCAGCAGAGAAGAGCCTTAACACCCACGTTAATCGCCATCTTGTTTGACCATTAACGTGGTAACGCTAAGGATTTTAACCTTGaactggaaaaacaaaaaataaaggtCTATCAGctatcgttagctagctagcacatAACTTAGTCTTAGCAAAGTTAGCATTACCGTTACAACAGTGTAAACCCAAACAATGTGACTCACCTCACAATACTTTGGCCACTTATTTCTGTATCGTATTTAACGTTAGTCGTTCTCTAAAAAGAGATGAAGCCGCTTGGTGTCTTCGTTACTGCTATGAAATAAACAGTCCCACGCCAAACAAACCAGACAAATTTCAAAAAGGGTTGTTGAAGATTGAACCAGCCAATCCGTTTTCATATATCGACGCATCTGTAAATAGGCCAAGTGGATTGGTTTAAAAGCCGGAAGTCATCTAAACGTTGCACTCGTTAAAGATTCACGTCAGACCATCAGACCCATCAGACACGCTTGGTTTTAATGTGGGCGGGgacaaataaagttaaaaataattgttaaatctTACAATTATTTGCTTGGCTTTATTATTTTTCTCCTCGGCGTTGTcagcattagctagctagctagctagttagccagGTTGCAGCAGGTCAAACAcgttttaaaatgaatgatgacTGCCGAATCCGCCAACCCGGTTGGGATGAACTACGTGTACAATTAAAAGATGTTTCTAGCAAGTGAGAGaagaaaccacacacacacacacacacaacatttgttttaattaagaAATAGTTGTTTGTATGAAACCAAATGTTCATATTATAGTGGAAATATGTAGGAAAGTGCAATGTGATTGTTACTGCAAATCCCATAATGTACCTGGTTGTTTCCTTGGAAACGCGTTGTTGTCTTTCAGTTAACATAACAGCAGCTAGCTCTTATAACGTCGAAACACGGATTTCTAACTGGGCtaaatagctagctagctagctagctagtgttgCTCTCATAATTTGCTTTAGTTTGTTGGTAAGTACGGTGTCGGTGTCCTATGATATTTGTGATGGATCAACAATTTGAGGTAACGTTAGGTCAGTAACTAAAAATTGGGCCGAAATATtctgtttgtgcttgtgtgtagcTATGTGGATTGAAATGTATGAGCCGCTGCTGTATAATAAATAGTAAGATAGCCATAAagtgtgtttgcaaatgtattCAATTACAATTCAAGGGGCTTTATCGGAAGTTTCAATAACAATGTTGCAAAGGCATAACACGTTACATATaagtaaatattattttttgtgtttgattAAATTAATGGCGATTGATGATCACTAGGTGAGTTGACTCGCCAGTAATTCACCATGAAGTCTCTGTCCTCCCACAGGTGAGTGAAGGTGCGAATATGTGTGGAGCTCCAGTTGATTTATCTTTTAAACACATCAGCAGTTTGGCAGGTAATCATATTCCTCTCCGGTTTTTCAGCCGCTCCTTATGGTACTTTACACTAATGTTTTTTACTATTATGACTATGACTATTTCCTGTCACGATAATGTTATTACAGCTCTCTTTGTAAATAACTGTACATTTTGCTTAAATGGCTGCACATTACAGTGTACTGCAGAAATGTCATAGGATTAGTACACCTCAGAAATAAATGTTCAGTATATCTATTTATATAGTTATGATACATTTGCATGTGCAGGCTGTGTTAttcttctttaaaataaaattgtattaatttGATCTACCAAATGAATGTATAACCAACCAGCTCAAGATAATTCCATGTTAAGTTGAATGGACGTGCGATGCATGATCTTTTTTAAACTGATCAGTACATTTAGATGCCTTTGAAACAATGTgccatataaataaaatgttatacaAAATCAAACAAATCAACAAGTACTTAATATTCACCATTTCTTTTATGTCTCAGATGCATGGACAGAGGAACACAGCAGCGGTCTGCGGCCTTTAAAGACAAATTCGGAGAAGAAGTACCTAAGCTGCTCTCTGCGTCTCAATAACAACAACATCAGTGACCTTCATGACCTCCAAAAGACTGTAAGCCACTTCCTGGCTGAGCCATCACAGATTGCCTGGCTGGACCTTTCCTTCAACAAAATCTCACACATAGATCAAGTAAGCTTCCTCTCTCCATGGCttgtttgcatgtttgcatgtttgCTTGCACAGTGGCTTCGCTGTCTTCTTTCTCTCACAGTACATCTGCATTATGTGTGCCCATATGTTCTAGGTTTTGTGCGAGCTGCGTGACCTGCGTGTGTTGTATCTACACGGCAACAGCATTTTTATTCTGTCAGAGGTGGACAGGCTGGGAGTGCTACCACAGCTACACACCATTACTCTGCATGGAAATGTCATAGAAACCAACAAGGCTTACAGGTGGAAACTATCTTTCAAATCTACCccaaacacaatcacacacacatcctgctTAGCTGTGCAATGTTTGGATGTGAGATACTTTTACTTTGTAGCCATTGTTGTGTGGTTCTTAATAAAAACTGAACGTGAATGTGCAAAGCGACCATAAGCACCCAGCATTAATGCACAACTGCTGGTAGTTTGCTGAGTACAGAACTGTACCAAATGCTGACTAATTCAGCACTTCATACTGTCAGACACTTCAGAGGTCCAGAGTGAGGATTTACTTACTTACAAGAGTGCAATTacattgtgagtgtgtgtgtgtgtgtatctatgtgagATACAAATTCTTGGCAAGCATGTACGTGCTTAACATTGTAACAGGTGCTTAAATGCAGATCAAGCTCATGTTACAGTAAATATCCTAGTCTGCATAGCAACACCtgttactcacacacacacagttaaaggTCTTTGTCAATGAACTGGTTTCTTGCAACTTTTTGATTAAATTGTATTTCAATGTGTAGTATAGTGTATGTGTACCACCAGTAAAGTGAAGATAAggtcttttttcaacattcaatTTACACATACAAAATGTATCTAAACTATTTAGTGCACATGCATTAATGTTTTTGTGCATTTAGGAATCGTGTGATTTCTGCTTTGCCTCGGTTAAAGACGATGGACTTCAGTGCTGTGACGCGCCAGGAGCGAGTCATGGCAAAGATTTGGCATCACAGCAACAACCGCAGCAGAAGCAGCAAGGAGAACCTCCAGTGACTGCTTTCTCGTTTCCATCTTGGTGTGAAATCATAGTTTCACCCAAATGTTCTGATCGCTTCTCTGTAGATCTGTGGTGATATCAGCAccattttaatgtttgttttgtctatttCTATCTGCTGAAATGAACAGTTTATTATTGGATAGTCCAAAGAAAAGTATACACTTTATTACTTGATATAAAGTGATAGGGAGGAAATGTCACTGAACAATCCTGAGATATTGGCTCTGACATTGGGTAGATGCATGTAAATTCTCTGATATTGTTGCAAACATGGATTATTCTTCTATTACAGTGGTATACCAGTTAATGACTCTGTAGCATTACTGAACTAACCACTTCCCAGATATGAGCACGTAGATGTTAAGACGTATTTAATAAGACATGAGTGATTATGTTGAAAATCTTTAATgaattaaaccaaaaaaaacaaaccaacaaaaaatCTTAAAACTTTTTGGTACTAGCCTAAGATATTTCAAACATATTTCAGGTAGTATAACACATTTgagtaacaaacaaaacagaaagaacCCATTGCAAAAAGCTCAAATAAATTGCGTGGTTTAAATAATCACAGCCTTGCAGATCATCCCTTTAGAGACTTCAGAGCAGCTCACCGTGCTCCCTGCATACGCATACAGTTGTGCTCTCTTCTGAAGagcaaataaacatttaaaaagacaaataaataatcacaaaaaaggTCTCGGATAATTTTATCTGCTGTGGTACATAGATTGTTAGCGCGCTCCCACACTGCTACAATGGTTAGTTTCTGATTAATATGAATAACTCAATCATAATACAATCTGCAGCGAAAAGCTTTGTTTAAAAGCTAACTAATGCAGGCCTTAAAAGTGTTCTTGTGTTTCATAAAAACATGTTATCACCACAAGATCTTAGCCAATCCTGAACAATGAACTCTCTACAAAAAGAGGAACTTCATACAATCCATCatctgtttttatattcaatCAGAAAATTATGTACAAAGGCGGCATGAATACATGATATATGGCCCTGGACCCTCCACAGACCTACCCCTTTCATCTCTCTATGCCTCTGCTATTACATATGTGAAGTTCTGGGATCTGATTTAAACAGTCTGTCTGCTCATTTTTTAGTGCTAGAAAACTGCAAAGGACACATTACTGTCTGTAAACTTGATAACTTGTGTCCCAGAAAGTAACTTGTGTCCCAGAAAGGTCTAGCTGCTACCATCCACCTCAGGACACCAGCCATGGACAGGTCAATCAGGATTTAACCTCAACTGGAATAACAGATTACACACTGGACAATGTATAACCAACCTGTTTCACTGCCGCTGTCGGTTTACTGGTTCATGTTTAGTAAGCGAGACGTGGTTCTTAGTGTGTTTTTTGACTCTTTTTGCTAACAGGTTTTCCCGTGGACTACAGAACAGAGTTACAGACATATGAAGTGCAAACGTTATGCCATGTTGGTAGTTTTTTATCCTGGTAAATGGCTAAAATACTCAACCACTGCACTTATGGTACTGAGTACACAGGCTAGGGAAACTAACCGAATAAAGATACTAAGATGGCcctgaaaccatttaaaaaataaaaagcaaccaCCAAGAAGGATGAATGATTATTCCACAGTTGGTTCTGACAAAGTCTGTGATCCACACATTAAGTACAGAGGAGACCTTCTTGTAAATATGAGAGCACACCCCAATGGCTATGTACAGTAGACCATCTTTCATTGCCCATGCAGACAATATGTCACTGACCTATAATTAAGTACAGTAATTAAGGACAGCAGTGGGGGCAATCCTACATCGTCTGTCTTTATAGCAGTTAGAGGCATAGCTAAGAAGCACAAGGACCATGATGCTTTAATAAAGGGTGGGCTGGAGGGTAAGGATGCAGAAGTGACACAGAGAGAGCGGGATGGGAGAAACAACATGGGGGCTAGGGTCGCAGAATCAGGGAATGGCAAACTGGACCACCAGTTCTTCTTTAGCATCCACTTTGATTTGAGAGATTGCACTGTAAGCATAAGCTGCTATCTTGGACACCTGCAAAAAATGAGAAAGACAGAGTTTATGTGGAGATTGTgtgtgcaaaataaataaaattcacaATAAACAGTGAGTAAAACAGGAAGACTAGTCTGCTGTGCATAACTactgaatttatttttattaggtGTACAAAAACAGTAACAACAGATAAGTATTAGATATCTTTAAGATCTATTTTAAGCCACACCTTAATTCACACCCCCACACACTGAAATACCACACAGCTACACATGTTGCATACTGTTTCCAAGTATCTCTTTCATGTTAAATGTAGCCAACAAGGAAACAACACATGACAAGAAGCAATGTGGGTGCTGGAAACACATGGCAACATATCTTctatgtgtgttagtgtatgaTTACCTGCTGAACATCTGAGTATGGCACTAGGTCACTCGCAAGCACTTGGTGGGGCTGGCTGGtgagagaggggagagcgaGGGCTTTCTTCTGGGGCAGACTGTTGCTCAACACAGCCAACTTTGTACTGAAATAAAACACAAGCTTACTGGGGCTGTTGCCATATCATTACCTAAGCTGCAGTTTAGAGTTAAAGTTTAAAACAGTTTGTCACCTTGGCTGTTAAACCTGATTGCTGTGTCCTGAGAACCTGTAGTTTAATCTGCACCTGTATTTTAGACTAAACACAGCTGCTGTGTTTGGTAGAAATCTAGCCACTAGATGTCATTGTATCTGAGGTTTAAGGTAAAGTTTGAGGTAATAGGCCTATGctgttgcaatttttttttgttgaatccCTTCCCCCATCACCTTGTCGAGTCAGGTTGGTGTAGGACTTTCTAAACATTGTTAACAGTTTTATTCTTACCACATTCATCTAAGCCAACACAAACCACAGGTGTCCCAACCAAACAGTACATGCCTTTAGATAAAGCTGGCTCAcgatagtaagtaagtaatctGAACATCTCTTTCCCATAAGCTATAAATTAGTGAGATTCAGTACAACCAGAAAACATAACACTGCAAAGCTCCATACAGTGTGCATTACGGTATATACTAGAGATGGCACGTTTAGGTAGTATCGGAGCTGATACAGATACTGGTATCagtattggaacatctctagtatATACAGCACAAAGGTAAACTCAACATCTTATAAACTAAACGTGATCATTATATGGCTCTGAACTGAAATACCACTGttatctttatagtttataGGCTACCTACATGTATGATTCAGCAGGTTAATGTCAACCATCTTCAGATACAGACCCCCTCACCCATACACAGAAAACTGCTGAAGAGCAACAGCCCACATACCTGTATTGCCGAGCTTTGTCCATGTATTCATGCTGCTCCATCATGACAGAGTCAGCTGCTGAGACATCAATAATGTTCCTGATAGAGAGGAAATAATGACAGGTTTATTAACGGAGCACGTGAATTACTGCTTTTTCATCCGGAAGCACATGCTGAATCTGGCTCGTCTATTGTTATAAAGGAGTGTCTTACTGTGCTGTCTTGGTGAGGATGGATGTAAGGAGGGCCTGTTCATCTGTCCTCGCTGAGGGGACACTGGTAGTGATCCAGTCTGTCCCATTTGGGGGCTTGCTGACAGGGTTTGGGTGGGGGATCAGCGGCTTACGTTCATCAGGGTCCTAGAACAGGTGATAGATAAGGTGTTCAGCTCATGACATTTTAACAAATGATGTCACAGTCAATGCAGCGCCAAAGAATGTGCcttacctgtttttttttattcagcatGACATTAACCAGAGATTAAATAATTAAGTACTTTGTgacccattaaaaaaaaatgttttaaacaaaAGACACAATTTACATTTTCAGACTAAAACAGTATTTGGGTATATCAGAAAGCAAGGTTCGATAAGTATTTCTACTGTACTCTACTCTTGTTTCCGTAAACTAAAAATAGCTAGGGTCATGTGACATAAAACACATCAAGACAATAGCGTCCAGAAAACCAATCTCTTCTCTTGTTGGTGGGCCCTTTTGAAATAATTGGTAATTTACTATTTAGGCTTATTCGGTAATTTACGGATTACTTTAAAACATTATGGTTTCAGGAAATAACATTAACGTAACTAGCTAAGCTAAGATGTCCTGCTAATCGTAAAAGTGACTGTAAATAAGTTGTCATATGTACGGTTTCCTtagaaacatgtttctttgcCTGAGATCTGTCCAGCTCTTCTTATCTATGGTCGTTTTTCATGAATGTGCCAACTTCATAGCCTGCCTTGGGCCAGGCCTTTCCCGAAGGCTTTAACTAGCAAGCTAAAGCTACTTTCCAAGTGTCATATaacttaaaaatattaaaagaaaagacCAATTTTGTAAGCTCGTCACATGTTTAACTCAAATGCATTTCATATATGAAAAATCATcgataaatataataatatcagGTTCTTTGTTTCCTAATAAAATTATAATATGAATCGGGACAGtttagccagctagcagctaacgttaactaccTGCTCTGTGGTCTCGTTCTCGCTGCTGTAACAGCAACCCATGTCAGCGTCCGAGGGGCGAAACTATACAACCCCGGCTTCTCTGTTCTCCGTCAGAAACAAGCCGTATTTTTCTTCTTACAACAAACATAAAACTTTTCTCCTGCTCGGTTTTACTTTAGCTTCATCTAAAGGTAGGAAGCTACTGTCAACAGCAGCTCTTAGGACGAGCTATCACATGACAGCAGCACTGGTGCAACAACACAACGACCATTTCCGGTATATGAGAAGCAGCTGTGGCCTCCGCAACGTGAAGAGGGAATTTTCAAACGTGagttatgtatattatatatattatatctttaaatattatatatatgataACAAATGATTAGCAGTGGGACAAACATATAAAAATACACAATTAAACTATATCAtacataacattttaaaaaacaattaacagTCCCAGGTTGCATGTCAATGGTGTTGGTAGTTagagatttttatttaaaaataagagGGCAAATTTAATGAAATACAAACATTGCAAATATTTAATCAAATTAGTCTAGATTCATAATAGGCTACCACTGAGCAAAATCAAACAGACAGCAGCTGGA
Encoded proteins:
- the lamtor1 gene encoding ragulator complex protein LAMTOR1, producing the protein MGCCYSSENETTEQDPDERKPLIPHPNPVSKPPNGTDWITTSVPSARTDEQALLTSILTKTAQNIIDVSAADSVMMEQHEYMDKARQYSTKLAVLSNSLPQKKALALPSLTSQPHQVLASDLVPYSDVQQVSKIAAYAYSAISQIKVDAKEELVVQFAIP
- the lrrc51 gene encoding leucine-rich repeat-containing protein 51 isoform X1; the protein is MIFVMDQQFEVSEGANMCGAPVDLSFKHISSLADAWTEEHSSGLRPLKTNSEKKYLSCSLRLNNNNISDLHDLQKTVSHFLAEPSQIAWLDLSFNKISHIDQVLCELRDLRVLYLHGNSIFILSEVDRLGVLPQLHTITLHGNVIETNKAYRNRVISALPRLKTMDFSAVTRQERVMAKIWHHSNNRSRSSKENLQ
- the lrrc51 gene encoding leucine-rich repeat-containing protein 51 isoform X2 encodes the protein MVSEGANMCGAPVDLSFKHISSLADAWTEEHSSGLRPLKTNSEKKYLSCSLRLNNNNISDLHDLQKTVSHFLAEPSQIAWLDLSFNKISHIDQVLCELRDLRVLYLHGNSIFILSEVDRLGVLPQLHTITLHGNVIETNKAYRNRVISALPRLKTMDFSAVTRQERVMAKIWHHSNNRSRSSKENLQ
- the lrrc51 gene encoding leucine-rich repeat-containing protein 51 isoform X3, translated to MCGAPVDLSFKHISSLADAWTEEHSSGLRPLKTNSEKKYLSCSLRLNNNNISDLHDLQKTVSHFLAEPSQIAWLDLSFNKISHIDQVLCELRDLRVLYLHGNSIFILSEVDRLGVLPQLHTITLHGNVIETNKAYRNRVISALPRLKTMDFSAVTRQERVMAKIWHHSNNRSRSSKENLQ